A genomic segment from Dendropsophus ebraccatus isolate aDenEbr1 chromosome 7, aDenEbr1.pat, whole genome shotgun sequence encodes:
- the LOC138797135 gene encoding uncharacterized protein, with the protein MAENTDLVEIRGLRSSNGYFKNQELLSVDEIYTKLENRSLHKAGKKMKETIKRVRSDVFLSFPVEFPVSGLRHTTTKNPMEEILSSQSFQGSQHGRREFIDLSFWGAEVPSSDLEKTREAAYMYTRDQVPQCEAEEYREEITQQFANSPAFNKSASRYGNFSFSFPFSDLLSLYRAQFCDGEEPQLSILGTDIYKQEIAHYVVVHSPGESRFMDFPKVPRLQTREEPLPFVYWKDGTLYWRQGRHQEFRGPIQPKCLGPPH; encoded by the coding sequence ATGGCTGAGAATACAGATCTGGTGGAAATTAGAGGCTTACGATCATCTAATGGATACTTCAAGAATCAGGAACTCTTATCCGTAGATGAGATATATACCAAACTGGAGAACAGATCATTACATAAAGCAGGAAAGAAAATGAAAGAAACCATAAAGCGAGTGAGATCTGATGTGTTTCTGTCATTCCCGGTGGAGTTCCCGGTCTCTGGTCTCCGGCACACCACCACCAAGAACCCAATGGAGGAGATTCTAAGCTCTCAATCCTTTCAAGGAAGCCAACATGGGAGAAGAGAGTTTATAGATCTCTCCTTCTGGGGCGCTGAGGTTCCTTCCAGTGATCTAGAGAAGACTCGAGAAGCAGCGTACATGTATACCCGAGACCAAGTACCACAATGCGAGGCAGAAGAATACAGGGAAGAAATAACCCAACAATTCGCCAACTCTCCAGCGTTTAATAAGTCGGCTTCACGTTACGGGAACTTCAGCTTCTCTTTTCCGTTCTCTGATCTTCTGTCGCTATACCGGGCTCAGTTCTGTGATGGGGAGGAGCCGCAGCTCAGCATCCTGGGGACGGATATCTACAAGCAGGAGATCGCTCATTACGTCGTAGTCCACAGTCCTGGTGAGTCACGTTTTATGGACTTCCCGAAGGTTCCCAGGCTCCAAACCAGAGAGGAACCTCTTCCCTTTGTCTACTGGAAGGACGGCACATTGTACTGgagacagggccgccatcaggaatttcggggccccatacaaccaaagtgtctgggccccccacattaa